The Rhodococcus rhodochrous DNA window TCGGGGGAGAGCCGGGAATCATCGAGTACACGCCGCTCTCGGCGATCCCCGCGACCTTCGACTTCACCGGTTACCTCGCGGTCCGCACGGCCGAGGCGCTCGTGAGCCTGCCGAGCAAGGTCGCCGACCTGTGGATGGCCGTCACCGGGGGAGAGCGCGCGGTCGACACCCCGGTCAGCGTCGTCGGCGCCAGCGTCATCGGCGGCCAGTTCGCCGAGCGCGGCATCTGGGAGTCGTTCGTGTTGTTGCTCGCACAGCTGAACTTCTTCCTCGGTGCGTTCAACCTCCTCCCGCTGCTGCCGCTCGACGGCGGGCACATGGCCGTCGCGATCTACGAGAAAGCCCGCAACTGGCTGCGCAGCCTGCGTGGACTGCCGGTCGGCCCGCCCGTGGACTACATGAAACTGCTGCCGCTGACCTATGTGGCGGTGGTCATCGGTGGCGCCTACATGGTGCTCACCCTCACAGCAGACATCGTCAACCCCATCAAGCTGTTCTGATCTGCGCCGGTAGACTTGCCGAGTAGCGACGAAAGAAGGCGAACTGTGACCAGCCCCGTCGGATTGGGCATGCCCGAAATTCCTGCGGTCCTCGCACCCCGACGCAAGACCCGGCAGCTCATGGTCGGAAATGTCGGCGTCGGCAGCGATCATCCGGTGTCCGTGCAGTCGATGACCACCACGAAGACGCACGACGTGAACGCCACCCTCCAGCAGATCGCGGAGCTCACGGCGTCCGGCTGCGACATCGTGCGTGTGGCGTGCCCGCGTCAGGAGGACGCCGACGCGCTCCCGATCATCGCGAAGAAGAGCAAGATCCCGGTGATCGCCGACATCCACTTCCAGCCGCGGTACATCTTCGCCGCGATCGACGCCGGCTGCGCGGCCGTGCGCGTCAATCCCGGCAACATCAAGGAATTCGACGGTCGCGTCAAGGAGGTCGCCAAGGCGGCCGGCGATGCCGGGATCCCCATCCGCATCGGCGTCAACGCCGGCTCCCTCGACCCCCGGTTGCTCGCCAAGTACGGCAAGGCCACGCCGGAGGCGCTCGTCGAGTCCGCCCTGTGGGAGGCGAGCCTGTTCGAGGAACACGGCTTCGGCGACATCAAGATCTCCGTCAAGCACAACGACCCCGTCGTGATGGTCGAGGCCTACCGGCAGCTCGCCGCGCAGTGCGACTACCCGCTGCATCTCGGCGTGACCGAGGCCGGCCCCGCCTTCCAGGGCACCATCAAGTCGGCCGTCGCCTTCGGCGCGTTGCTCAGCGAGGGCATCGGCGACACCATCCGCGTGTCGCTGTCGGCGCCGCCCGCAGAGGAGATCAAGGTCGGCACGCAGATCCTGCAGTCGCTGAACCTGCGTCCCCGCAAGCTCGAGATCGTCTCCTGCCCGTCCTGCGGGCGCGCCCAGGTGGACGTCTACTCCCTCGCCAACGAGGTCACCGCCGGACTCGAGGGCATGGAGGTGCCGCTGCGGGTCGCGGTGATGGGGTGCGTCGTCAACGGACCCGGTGAGGCTCGTGAGGCGGACCTCGGTGTGGCCTCCGGAAACGGCAAGGGCCAGATCTTCGTCAAGGGCAAGGTCATCAAGACCGTGCCCGAGGCGCAGATCGTCGAGACCCTCATCGAGGAAGCGATGCGCATCGCCGACGAGATGGAAGGCAACGCCTCGGGCGGCGGCCCCGTGGTGTCGGTCGGCTGATACGGGTGGGGCGCACGGGACGGCGTTCTCTCACTTTCGAGGACTCAGGTTTCCACGCCGCCGTCCGGCATGGCACTCTGATCTCGTATCGGCTTGTCGACGGGTGGTGAGCGAGTGCTCAAGCTTCTGGGTGTCCGGTCGTTGGGTGGACGTGACACCGCCGCGGTGCTCCGGGTGCTCTCCCGCGACCCCGTGGCCGCGTGCATGGTGGCCGGCCGCGTCGAGGAGTACGGACTCGACGGGCGTGCCGTCGGCGGTGAGATGTGGAGCCGCGGCGGCCCCGAGACCTCGCTGTGCTTCTCCGGCGCGAACCTCATTCCGCTGCTGGGCAGTCCGGACGACATCCAGGCGTTCGCCGAGCGCGCGAGTCGCGGGCCGCGACTGTGTTCGTCCATCGTCGGTCGCGCCGAGTACGCGCTGCCGATGTGGGAGCGGCTCGAATCGGCGTGGGGCGCTCCCCGCGAGGTGAGGGCAGAACAACCCCTCCTCGTTCTCGACCGCGAGCCGCTCGTCGAACCCGACCCGCAGGTCCGTCCCGTGCGGCCCGACGAACTCGATGTCTATCTGCCGGCCGCGATCTCGATGTTCATCGAGGAGGTCGGTATCGACCCGCGCACCGGCGACGGCGGTGCGGGTTACCGGCGCCGCGTCGCGAGCCTCATCGCGGCGGGACGCGCCTGGGCGCGATTCGAGGACGGACAGGTGGTGTTCAAGGCGGAGGTGGGCTCCCAGTCGTCCACGGTGGGCCAGATCCAGGGCGTCTGGGTCGATCCCGCGCATCGCGGCTCGGGCCTCGGCACGATCGGTACCGCCGCCGTGGCCTGCGCGGTCGCTCGCAGCGGTCGCCTGCCCAGCCTCTACGTCAACAGTTTCAACGCCCCGGCCCGCGGAGCCTACGCCCGCGCGGGTTTCCGTCAGGTCGCGACGTTCTCCACGGTGCTGCTCGACTGATCTCCCGTCGGCTCTGCCTACGATGACGGGCGATGAGACCTCGAAGTTCCACCCCGGCATCCCCGTACGCACGCGCGCTCCGGATCGGCGCTGTGCTGTCGGCGGCCGTCGTGCTCCTCGGCCTGGCCGTCGCGTGCACGCCGCGCCCGGCCGGGCCGGAGGCCGCCGCCCAGGCGTTTCTCGACTCGTTCGCCGCTCAGGACGTCGCGTCGGCGGCGGACCGCACCGACCGCCCCGACGACGCGGCCGTCGCGATGCAGGAAGTCCTGGACGGGCTTCAGGCCGAATCCCTCACCGCCACCACGACATCCACCCGGATCAGCGGCGACTCCGCGACCGTGGGCTACAACTACGAGTGGCACCTGCCGAAGGAACGGGTGTGGCAGTACACCGGTGAGCTCAACATGGGGCGCAGCGGGAACGACTGGATCGTGCGGTGGGCGAAATCCGCGCTGCACCCGCAGCTCGGCGAACGGCAGACCATGCAGCTCCGCAGCAGTCCGGCGCCGCGCGCCCGGGTCAACGAGCACGCGGGCAGCGACATCCTCGTCCCCGGCACGGTCTACGGCATCGCCTTCGACGCCTCGCAGACCACCGACGTCGCCGGTGCGGCACGACAGCTCGCGTCGACGTTGTCGGAGTTCGATTCCTCGCTCACGGCGCAGGCGATCGCGGAATCGGTGACGGCCTCGTCCGGGCCGCGGTCGGTGATGCGACTGCGCGAGGACGACTACGAGCGCGTCGCCCCACGCCTCGCCGGGATCGACGGTGTCGTGGTGACCGAGCAGGCCGACCTCGTCGCGACCGATCGCAACTTCGCGCCTGATCTCGTGGGCCAGATCAAGAAGACCGTCATCGACGAGGTCGACGGCACGGCCGGGTGGAGCGTCGTCGTGGTGAACCAGTACGGCGTGGACACCGGGGTGCTCACCGAGACGCCGCCGCAGCCGGTGCCGTCGTTCTCGGTCAGCCTCGACCGTCCCCTCCAGCTCGCGGCTCAGGCGGCCGTCGATGCCCGCACCGAGCAGGCGATGACGGTCGTGATCGAGGCGTCCACGGGTGCGGTGCTGGCGGTGGCCCAGAACAAGGCCGCCGACAGGGACGGGCCGGTCGCGCTGGCCGGCCAGTACCCCCCGGGCTCGACGTTCAAGATCGTCACCTCGGGTGCGGCGATCGCCGAGGGTCGCGCGACCCCGAACACGATGGTGCCGTGCCCCGGTCGCATCACGATCGGCGAGCGGAGCGTGCCGAACTACAACGAGTTCGAGCTCGGGACGGTCTCTCTCGCCACCGCTTTCGCCCGATCCTGCAACACCTCCTTCGCCAAGCTCGCCTCCGAGATGGCCCCGGACGCGCTGACCGTCGCCGCCTCGCAGTTCGGTATCGGTGTGGACTACGAGGTGGTCGGGATGCCGACCTTCACCGGATCGGTTCCGCCCGCGGAGGATCTCGTCGAACGGACCGAGGACGGTTTCGGTCAGGGCAAGGTGGTCGTGAGCCCGTTCGGGATGGCGCTCACCGCGGCGACGGTCGCCGCCGGCCGTACTCCGGTGCCCTATCTCATCGCGGGTCGCGAGACGGTTGTGAACGGTTCACCGCCGCCGGTGACGCCGGAGATGGTGGAGGGTCTGCGCGAGATGATGCGCTTGGTGATCACGAGCGGTACCGCCGACCGTATCCGGGACCAGGGCGACGTCTACGGCAAGACCGGCGAGGCCGAGGTCGAGGGCGGGTCGCACTCGTGGTTCGTCGGCTACCGCGGCGATCTGGCGTTCGCGACGCTCGTCGTGCGCGGCGGCAGCTCCGACAACGCGGTCGCGGTCACCCGCGACATGTTCGCCGCCCTGCCGCCGGAGTACGACGAGGGAGCCTGAGCTCAGGCCAGGGCCGGATCCTCGGCGAGGGCGGCGAGCTGTTCGAGCAGCGGTGCCGCCGCGACGAGTTCGGCGGCATCGACCGGATCCATCGCTGCGAGCACCTCCTGCATCCGTGAGATCCACATACGCCGAATGAGATTCCCGTTGTGCTCCGCCAGGGGAGTGCGGTGCAGATGGTGCGACCGCCCGTCGTTCGGGTTGGTCGTGCGGGAGACGAGGCCGCGGGCGACGAGGCTGCGCACCGTGGCACTGACGTTGCTGCTCTGCAGTCCGAGCATGCGCGCGAGATCGGACACGGTGATGCCGGGATGGTCGGAGAGCACCCGCAGGACCTCGATCTCGGACTGGGGGATCCCGACCAGGCCCGATTCGCGTTCGCCGACGCGCTGCAACTTCCACACGAGCGTGCGCACGCTGTCGGCCAGGCGGTCGACGTCGGCGTCGCTGATCCTCGGGTCGTCGGGCATGCCTCGATCGTAGGCTAGAATCTATATATAAATTTATATATGAATTCGAACTTATCGATCGAGGTGTGATGAACCGACCCTCCGAGGCCGCAACCGGAGTGAAGACCGGCGAGCACGGATCCGGCGGCCGTTCGCTGTCCGGCATGTCCGTGGCGTCGCTCGGTCTGCTGGCCGCCCTGGCCCCGCTCGCCGTGGACATGTACCTGCCCGGCTTCCCCGACATCGCCGAGGAATTCGGCAGTACCGCGTCCGCGGTGCAGTTCACGCTGACGGCCTTCCTCATCGGCATGGCCCTCGGCAACCTGATCATCGGACCGATGTCCGACCGGTTCGGTCGCCGCTCGTCCATGCTCATCGGCACGGCCGTGTGCGCGCTTGCAAGCGTCGCGTGCGCCCTGGCGCCCACCGTGGAACTGCTCGCGGTCTCCCGCTTCGTCCAGGGCTTCGCCGGCGCCGCCGGCATCGTCGTGGGTCGAGCCGTCGTCTCCGACCGTGCCGAGGGCATGGCCGCGGCGAAGCTGTTCGGCCTGCTCGTGCTCGTCAGCGCAGTGGCGCCCATCGCGGCGCCGCTCGTCGGCGGCGGCATCATCCTGTCCGTCGGCTGGCGCGCCGTCTTCTGGTTCCTGGCCGCGCTGAGCCTCGTGATGCTCGCGGCGATCGTCTTCTTCCTGCCCGAGAGCCTCCCGGCCGACCGTCGCTCGGCGGGTGGCCTCGGCGGCCTGGTGAGCGGGATCGCCGTCGTCGCCCGCGACCGTACCTATCTCGGCTACCTGCTGGCCCACACCTTCGCGTTCGGTGTGCTCTTCGCGTACATCTCCGCGTCGCCGTTCGTCATGCAGAAGATCCACGGCCTGTCGACCGGCTGGTTCACCCTGCTGTTCGCGTTCAACGCCGTGGGCATCAGCCTCGGCAATGTGGTGAACCAGAAGCTGCTCCAGCGCACGACCCCGCACCGGCTGCTCGGCATCGGGTCGGCGCTGCTCGTCTTCTGGTCCGCCGTGCTCACCGTCAACGCCCTCGCGGGACCCGTCCTCGGAGTGACCATAGTGGCGTTGTGGTTCGGCGTCGCGAGCCTCGGGCTGGTGCTCGCCAACGCCGCGACCCTCGCTCTCGGTCAGGTCCGGCACGCTGCCGGCACCGGCTCGGCGCTCCTCGGCGCCCTCCAGTTCCTGCTGGCGGCCGTAGTCGCTCCGATCGTCGGCGCCTGGGGTGAGGACACCGCGGTCCCCATGTCCCTCGCCATGCTCGTCACCGCCGTCCTCGGCCTCGGCTCGATGGCGTTGGTCCGCAACCGCTGACGGACCCTCAGCTCTCCTCGCGATCCGTCGTACTCGCGGGCCGGCCGTCGCGCCGGCCCGCGAGTCGCGTCACCAGCCACAGCACCACGCCGATCCCGAGCAGCACCCCGGCCGTCCGGTACTGGGTCGCAGGCCGGTCGACCCACGGTAGGACGAGGAACAGGCAACTGGTCGCCCCGAGCACCGGAAGGATCGTCGGCGCGCGGAAGTGCCGGTGCTCCACGTGGTCCCGGCGCAGGACCAGGGCCGCGACGTTGACGATCGCGAACACCCCCAGCAGGAGCAGCGCCGTCGTACCCCCGAGTTCGGGCACCCCGCCGACGAAGACGACGAGACCGACCGCGAGCAGCGTCGTGAACACGATCGCGACATAGGGCGTGCGGCGGGTCGGGTGCACCCGCCCCAGGACGGCGGGCAGGACGTCCTCGCGGGCGATGCCGTAGATCAGCCGGCTCGCCATCAGCATGTTGATCAGCGCGGTGTTGGCCACCGCGAACATCGTGACGAAGGCGAAGATCCCGACCGGGAACGCCGGGGCGCCGACCTCGACCACCCGCAGCAAGGGCGTCTCGCCCGCCCCGAGTTCGTCGGGCGGGACGAGCGAGATCGCGGTGATCGACACGAGCACGTACACCAGCGCAGCGAGACCCAGGCCGAGCAGCAGCATCCGGGGGAAGATCCGGGTGGGCTCCTTGCACTCCTCGGCCATGTTCACCGAGTCCTCGAATCCCACCATCGCGAAAAAAGCCAGGGCCGTCCCCGCGACCACCGCGGAGAAGACGGACCGGTCGCCGGGATCGATCTCGACCACACGCGAGAAGTCGCCGCCGCCGAAACCCAACGCCCACATGCCGATCGCGACGATGATGAGCAGGCCGCCCAACTCGATCATCGTGAGCACCACATTGGTCTTCACGCTCTCGGCGACCCCGCGGAAGTTGATCACCGCCAGGACGAGGACGAAGACCAGCGCGATCACGGTGATCCCGGCCGTGCCGGCCAGGTCGAGTCCGAAGGCCTCGGCGAAGTTCGCGGCGAACGCCCGCGCAGCCGTGGCGGCAGAGGTGATGCCCGAGGACATCACGGCGAAGGCCACCAGGAAGGTCAGGAAGTGCACGCCGAACGCCTTGTGCGTGTAGAGCGCCGCTCCGGCCGCCCGCGGATACTTCGTGACCAGCTCCAGATAGCTGAACGCCGTCACCGTCGCGACGGCGAACGCGACGAGGAACGGCAGCCACACCACGCCACCGACCTCGTTCGCGACCTCCCCGGTGAGGGCGTAGATGCCGGTGCCCAGGATGTCACCGATGACGAACAGCAGGAGCAGACCCGGCCCGAGAACGCGGACGAGCTGGGGTGAGTCGGTCGTCTCGGCCACCGCAGGCCCCCTTCCGCGCACCCTGTCCGCCGGCGGGGGACCGACCGGATTCAGGGCAGCAGACCCGATTTTCGCGCGGCGACGACGGCCTCGTGGCGGGAATGGACGTCGAGCTTGCTCATGGCGCTGCGCAGGTAGCTCTTGACCGTCTCGGCGCCGACCGACAGGCGCTGGGCGATCTCGGCGTTGCTGCACCCCAGCGCCACATGGGACAGCACGTCGGTCTCGCGGGGGGACAGCACGACGTCCGTCGGTTCCGGTTCCGTTCCGTCGAGCACCCCGGCGAGACGGTCGGACAACGAGCGGAGCTTCTCCTGCAGCGCCGGATCGGTCGTGCCCTGCGCGAGCACCCGCAGATCGGCGTGGACCTCGCGGACCTGCGCGGTCGCGACGGGATCGCGGTCGCCGGACGACCGCTCGAGCATCGCGAGTCGCCGATCGACCTCGTCGCGCACCTCGATCTCGTGCGCGAGACGAGCCGCCGCCTGCGCGAACGCCGTCACAGCCCGATCGCCGACGGGCGCGCACTCGCGCGCGGCGCCGTACAACACGGCGCGGGCCTTGCCCTCGACGAGTACCGGCACGGCGAGGATGGACCGCAATCCCTCGTACAGAACGGGACGGTCGAAGTGGTGCGTGATCGACGCGGAGCGACCGTAGTCCGACACCGTCACCACTCGGGACTCCGCGAGGACGCGACCGCCGAGACCCGCCCGCGGAGGCACTACGACCCCGGCCAGGCTGTTGGTGCGGGTGCCGAAGAATTCGCTGAGTTGCAGCGATCCCTGCTGGACCTCGCCGGCGAAGACCACCGGCAGCTGGGCCTGCGCCGCGGTGCGGCGGAGTTCACCGCGCAGGGCATCACCGTCGCGGGGACGCAGCAGCGCCGACGAGGAGGACGACACGAACGCCACCCCTTTCCGGGGGTATCGGGGAACATGGTGTGACTCGAATCATAGACGTCGAACGGGTGTGCTCCCCAGATCGGGAACACCCTGGCCGGTACGGACGAAAGGACCACAATGGGCGACACAGCGAGCCGCGTGCGGACACTGCTCGAGCGGTACGACACGGCAGACGCCTGCGCAGCCCGACTGCTGTGCGACGACCATCCCGCCGACGCGGTGGCGTTCACCGTCGTCGACGCCGACCTGAGCTCGACGGATCTCACCTACGGTGAGCTCCGCGAACGGTCGGCCCGCTTCGCTGCGGCGCTGGCGGATCTCGGTGTCGAACCCGGCGACCACGTCGCGACGCTCATGGGCAAGTCGGCAGACCTGGTGGTCGCGGTTCTCGGTATCTGGCGTCGCGGCGCCGTGCACGTGCCGCTCTTCACCGCCTTCGCCCCGCCGGCGATCGCCTTCCGGCTCGACGCGAGCGGCACCAAGGTGGTCGTGGCCGATCGGGATCAGGCCGGCAAGCTCGCCGCCGGATCGGATCTTCCCGCCGAGGTGCCGTGGCAGGTCGTCGTGGCCGGCCAGGGCGACGCAGACGCGTCCGGTCGTGGGGGCCGCGACTTCGGCGAACTGGTCGCCGCGCAGTCGGCCGACGACCCGCGTGGCGAGGCCGTCGCCGTCGGCGCCGAGGGGCGTCTGGTCCAGCTGTTCACCTCCGGCACGACCGGCACTCCCAAGGGTGTCCCCGTCCCGGTGAAGGCGCTGGCGTCCTTCCACGCCTACCTGGAGTTCGGCCTCGACGTGCGCGAGGACGACGTCTTCTGGAACGCGGCCGATCCGGGATGGGCGTACGGGCTCTACTACGCGCTGCTCGGGCCGCTCGCGGCCGGTCGGCGCAGCCTCCTGCTGCACGCCGGTTTCTCGCCCGCGCTCACCTGGCAGATCCTCGACACCTTCGGGGTGACCAACTTCGCGGCGGCCCCGACGGTCTACCGCAGCCTCAAGGCCGACACCGCCGAGCACCCGCCGGTCCGGCTGCGTCGTGCCTCCTCGGCCGGTGAGCCGCTGACCCCGGACGTGCTCGAGTGGTCGCAGGAGACCCTCGGTGTCGTGGTGCGCGACCAGTACGGACAGACCGAACACGGCATGTTCGTCGTCGACGCGTGGGCGGACGAACTGCGCGAGGACACCCCGGCGCGTTCGATGGGCAAGCCGCTGCCGGGCTGGAGTTGCGCGGTGCTGCGTGAGGACAGCGACGAGATCGCCGAGCCGGGTGAGGTCGGGCGCGTCGCGATCGATGTGCACGCGAGCCCGCTCGTGTGGTTCACCGGCTACGTCGACGCACCCGAGAAGACCGCCGACCGGTTCAGCGAGGACGGCCGCTGGTACCTGACCGGCGACGCCGGCAAGGTCGACGAGAACGGATTCTTCTTCTTCTCGTCCCGCGACGACGACGTGATCATCATGGCCGGCTACCGCATCGGCCCGTTCGATGTCGAGTCGGTGCTCGTGATGCACCCCGACGTGATCGAGGCCGCCGTGGTGGGGCTGCCCGACGAACTGCGGGGTGAGGTCCTCGAGGCGTTCGTGGTGCTGCGGGAGGGTGTCGAGGGCGACGACGCGCTCGAGGCGGAGCTCCAGAAGCTCGTGAAGCAGAAGTACGCCGCCCACGCCTACCCGCGCGCGGTGCACTTCGTGCCGCACCTGCCCAAGACGCCGAGCGGCAAGGTCCAGCGTTTCAAGTTGCGCCAGGCGGGCGCTGTCGGCTGATCGGTGCACGACCGCTCGATCGGTGGATGACGGGGGAGCGGGGCGCGGCAGCTAATCTGGAAGTCATGGCTACCCGCGCTCCGCTCGTCCCCGGCACTCCGACTCCCGTCCGGGAGGTGCCCGCGTCGATCGAACGGCCGGAGTACGTGTGGAAGCCCACGGCGAAGGAAGGCAACGAGCCGTGGGTGCAGACACCGGAGACGATCGAGAAGATGCGACTCGCGTCGAAGATCGCCGCGCAGGCCCTCGTGGAGGCCGGTAAGGCCGTCGCGCCCGGCGTGACCACCGACGAGATCGACCGCATCGCGCACGAGTACATGTGCGACCACGGCGCCTACCCGTCGACCCTCGGCTACCGCGGCTTCACCAAGTCGTGCTGCACCTCGCTCAACGAGGTCATCTGCCACGGCATCCCCGACTCGACCGTCGTCGAGGACGGTGACATCGTCAACATCGACGTCACCGCCTACATCGACGGCGTCCACGGCGACACCAACGCGACCTTCCTGGCCGGCGACGTCTCCGAGGACGTCCGTCTGCTCGTCGATCGCACCCGCGAGGCGACGATGCGCGGCATCAAGGCGGTCAAGCCGGGCCGGGCCCTCAACGTCATCGGCCGGGTCATCGAGTCCTACGCCAACCGCTTCGGCTACGGCGTCGTCCGCGACTTCACCGGCCACGGCATCGGCGAGACCTTCCACAACGGCCTGGTGATCCTGCACTACGACCGGCCCGACATCGACACGATCATCGAGCCCGGCATGGTGTTCACCATCGAACCGATGATCAACCTCGGTACGCCCGACTACGAGATCTGGGACGACGGCTGGACGGTCGTCACCAAGGACCGCAAGTGGACCGCGCAGTTCGAGCACACCATCGTCGTCACCGATACCGGCGCCG harbors:
- a CDS encoding GNAT family N-acetyltransferase; its protein translation is MLKLLGVRSLGGRDTAAVLRVLSRDPVAACMVAGRVEEYGLDGRAVGGEMWSRGGPETSLCFSGANLIPLLGSPDDIQAFAERASRGPRLCSSIVGRAEYALPMWERLESAWGAPREVRAEQPLLVLDREPLVEPDPQVRPVRPDELDVYLPAAISMFIEEVGIDPRTGDGGAGYRRRVASLIAAGRAWARFEDGQVVFKAEVGSQSSTVGQIQGVWVDPAHRGSGLGTIGTAAVACAVARSGRLPSLYVNSFNAPARGAYARAGFRQVATFSTVLLD
- a CDS encoding LuxR C-terminal-related transcriptional regulator, with the translated sequence MAFVSSSSSALLRPRDGDALRGELRRTAAQAQLPVVFAGEVQQGSLQLSEFFGTRTNSLAGVVVPPRAGLGGRVLAESRVVTVSDYGRSASITHHFDRPVLYEGLRSILAVPVLVEGKARAVLYGAARECAPVGDRAVTAFAQAAARLAHEIEVRDEVDRRLAMLERSSGDRDPVATAQVREVHADLRVLAQGTTDPALQEKLRSLSDRLAGVLDGTEPEPTDVVLSPRETDVLSHVALGCSNAEIAQRLSVGAETVKSYLRSAMSKLDVHSRHEAVVAARKSGLLP
- a CDS encoding APC family permease — its product is MAETTDSPQLVRVLGPGLLLLFVIGDILGTGIYALTGEVANEVGGVVWLPFLVAFAVATVTAFSYLELVTKYPRAAGAALYTHKAFGVHFLTFLVAFAVMSSGITSAATAARAFAANFAEAFGLDLAGTAGITVIALVFVLVLAVINFRGVAESVKTNVVLTMIELGGLLIIVAIGMWALGFGGGDFSRVVEIDPGDRSVFSAVVAGTALAFFAMVGFEDSVNMAEECKEPTRIFPRMLLLGLGLAALVYVLVSITAISLVPPDELGAGETPLLRVVEVGAPAFPVGIFAFVTMFAVANTALINMLMASRLIYGIAREDVLPAVLGRVHPTRRTPYVAIVFTTLLAVGLVVFVGGVPELGGTTALLLLGVFAIVNVAALVLRRDHVEHRHFRAPTILPVLGATSCLFLVLPWVDRPATQYRTAGVLLGIGVVLWLVTRLAGRRDGRPASTTDREES
- a CDS encoding multidrug effflux MFS transporter, which encodes MNRPSEAATGVKTGEHGSGGRSLSGMSVASLGLLAALAPLAVDMYLPGFPDIAEEFGSTASAVQFTLTAFLIGMALGNLIIGPMSDRFGRRSSMLIGTAVCALASVACALAPTVELLAVSRFVQGFAGAAGIVVGRAVVSDRAEGMAAAKLFGLLVLVSAVAPIAAPLVGGGIILSVGWRAVFWFLAALSLVMLAAIVFFLPESLPADRRSAGGLGGLVSGIAVVARDRTYLGYLLAHTFAFGVLFAYISASPFVMQKIHGLSTGWFTLLFAFNAVGISLGNVVNQKLLQRTTPHRLLGIGSALLVFWSAVLTVNALAGPVLGVTIVALWFGVASLGLVLANAATLALGQVRHAAGTGSALLGALQFLLAAVVAPIVGAWGEDTAVPMSLAMLVTAVLGLGSMALVRNR
- a CDS encoding AMP-binding protein gives rise to the protein MGDTASRVRTLLERYDTADACAARLLCDDHPADAVAFTVVDADLSSTDLTYGELRERSARFAAALADLGVEPGDHVATLMGKSADLVVAVLGIWRRGAVHVPLFTAFAPPAIAFRLDASGTKVVVADRDQAGKLAAGSDLPAEVPWQVVVAGQGDADASGRGGRDFGELVAAQSADDPRGEAVAVGAEGRLVQLFTSGTTGTPKGVPVPVKALASFHAYLEFGLDVREDDVFWNAADPGWAYGLYYALLGPLAAGRRSLLLHAGFSPALTWQILDTFGVTNFAAAPTVYRSLKADTAEHPPVRLRRASSAGEPLTPDVLEWSQETLGVVVRDQYGQTEHGMFVVDAWADELREDTPARSMGKPLPGWSCAVLREDSDEIAEPGEVGRVAIDVHASPLVWFTGYVDAPEKTADRFSEDGRWYLTGDAGKVDENGFFFFSSRDDDVIIMAGYRIGPFDVESVLVMHPDVIEAAVVGLPDELRGEVLEAFVVLREGVEGDDALEAELQKLVKQKYAAHAYPRAVHFVPHLPKTPSGKVQRFKLRQAGAVG
- the map gene encoding type I methionyl aminopeptidase: MATRAPLVPGTPTPVREVPASIERPEYVWKPTAKEGNEPWVQTPETIEKMRLASKIAAQALVEAGKAVAPGVTTDEIDRIAHEYMCDHGAYPSTLGYRGFTKSCCTSLNEVICHGIPDSTVVEDGDIVNIDVTAYIDGVHGDTNATFLAGDVSEDVRLLVDRTREATMRGIKAVKPGRALNVIGRVIESYANRFGYGVVRDFTGHGIGETFHNGLVILHYDRPDIDTIIEPGMVFTIEPMINLGTPDYEIWDDGWTVVTKDRKWTAQFEHTIVVTDTGAEILTLP
- a CDS encoding MarR family winged helix-turn-helix transcriptional regulator, encoding MPDDPRISDADVDRLADSVRTLVWKLQRVGERESGLVGIPQSEIEVLRVLSDHPGITVSDLARMLGLQSSNVSATVRSLVARGLVSRTTNPNDGRSHHLHRTPLAEHNGNLIRRMWISRMQEVLAAMDPVDAAELVAAAPLLEQLAALAEDPALA
- a CDS encoding penicillin-binding transpeptidase domain-containing protein — translated: MRPRSSTPASPYARALRIGAVLSAAVVLLGLAVACTPRPAGPEAAAQAFLDSFAAQDVASAADRTDRPDDAAVAMQEVLDGLQAESLTATTTSTRISGDSATVGYNYEWHLPKERVWQYTGELNMGRSGNDWIVRWAKSALHPQLGERQTMQLRSSPAPRARVNEHAGSDILVPGTVYGIAFDASQTTDVAGAARQLASTLSEFDSSLTAQAIAESVTASSGPRSVMRLREDDYERVAPRLAGIDGVVVTEQADLVATDRNFAPDLVGQIKKTVIDEVDGTAGWSVVVVNQYGVDTGVLTETPPQPVPSFSVSLDRPLQLAAQAAVDARTEQAMTVVIEASTGAVLAVAQNKAADRDGPVALAGQYPPGSTFKIVTSGAAIAEGRATPNTMVPCPGRITIGERSVPNYNEFELGTVSLATAFARSCNTSFAKLASEMAPDALTVAASQFGIGVDYEVVGMPTFTGSVPPAEDLVERTEDGFGQGKVVVSPFGMALTAATVAAGRTPVPYLIAGRETVVNGSPPPVTPEMVEGLREMMRLVITSGTADRIRDQGDVYGKTGEAEVEGGSHSWFVGYRGDLAFATLVVRGGSSDNAVAVTRDMFAALPPEYDEGA
- the ispG gene encoding flavodoxin-dependent (E)-4-hydroxy-3-methylbut-2-enyl-diphosphate synthase; this encodes MTSPVGLGMPEIPAVLAPRRKTRQLMVGNVGVGSDHPVSVQSMTTTKTHDVNATLQQIAELTASGCDIVRVACPRQEDADALPIIAKKSKIPVIADIHFQPRYIFAAIDAGCAAVRVNPGNIKEFDGRVKEVAKAAGDAGIPIRIGVNAGSLDPRLLAKYGKATPEALVESALWEASLFEEHGFGDIKISVKHNDPVVMVEAYRQLAAQCDYPLHLGVTEAGPAFQGTIKSAVAFGALLSEGIGDTIRVSLSAPPAEEIKVGTQILQSLNLRPRKLEIVSCPSCGRAQVDVYSLANEVTAGLEGMEVPLRVAVMGCVVNGPGEAREADLGVASGNGKGQIFVKGKVIKTVPEAQIVETLIEEAMRIADEMEGNASGGGPVVSVG